From the Sphingobacteruim zhuxiongii genome, the window TCATATCATTTGGTATTCGATATCTCGCGGGTTAATGCTTCGAAATCTGCGACTGTTAATCGCTCCGCACGTAATTCATATAAGGGATTGTCGCTCATCTGGTCTTTAGGTACAACGGCCGATAAGGCATTTCTCAATGTTTTACGACGCTGATTGAAACCAGCCTTTACAACACGCCAAAAAAGTTTCTCATCACAGTCTAAAGTTTCACGGTCGTTTCTGACCATGCGCATTACGCCGGAGAGTACCTTTGGCGGTGGGTTGAATGCACCTGCTTTTACAGTGAATAGGTAGGAAACGTCGTAATATGCCTGCAAGAACACCGATAAAATACCATATTCCTTATTTCCAGGTTTTGCAACGCATCGCTCAGCTACTTCTTTTTGAAACATGCCGACCATTTCAACTACACGATTGCGCTCTTCTAAGATTTTGAATAAAATTTGTGAAGAAATGTTATATGGGAAATTTCCAATAATTGCCATTTTGTCCTCAAAGTATTGACTAAAGTCTAAGGCTAAGAAGTCACCATGGATTAAACGATTGCCAACTTGAGGGTATTTATCGGCGAGGAATTCAATGGACTCATCATCTACATCTATCAAAAAGGTCTGATAAGAATCGTTCTGCAATAGGAAATCCGAAAGTACGCCCATACCTGGGCCCACTTCTAAGACTTGCTTAAATCCTAAACTTGGTGTCAAAGCCTCTACAATGCGTTGAGCGGCATTCTTATCATTCAAAAAGTGTTGACCTAAGTGTTTCTTCGCGCGTACTGAACTCATACTGTAAATATATCCGCAAAGATACTATTTTATGTCGGGTACTGAGTTAGGTTGCAAATAAGTATTTAAATGGTAATTGAAACTGCTTCTTTAGGTTTTTTTGTTATTTTTGACATACTAAAGAGCTATTACGATGAGTGAAAAGTTAAAAATTGGTATTTCAATAGGTGATATAAACGGAATTGGTTTAGAAGTGATTATTAAATCCTTGTTAGATAATCGCATTTTAGATTTCTTTACACCGATTGTTTATGGAAATACAAAAGTTGCTTCTTTTCATCGGAAGGCTTTAGGCGTTAATGATTTTAGTTTTAACGTGATTAATTCAGCTGATCAAGCGAACCCTAAGCGCTCAAATATGATCAATTGCTGGCAAGAGGATGTTAAGATCACGTTAGGTGAGCAAAATGAAGTAGGTGGTAAATACGCCTTTCTTTCTTTACAACGTGCTACTGAAGATTTGAAGGCTGGTTTAATCGACGCATTAGTAACAGCGCCAATCAATAAACATAATATTCAACAAGAAGGCTTTAATTTTCCTGGGCACACGGAGTACTTACAGGCTGAATTTGGAGCGGAGGATGTTTTGATGTTTATGGTGAGTGAGGATTTGCGCGTAGGTGTCGTAACAGGCCATATTCCGGTGAAGGATGTCGCGGCTGCCATTACAGTGGATAGCATATTACATAAATTACGCATGATGAATAATAGCTTGAAGACCGATTTTTGGATTAAAAAGCCGAAAATTGCAGTATTAGGCTTAAATCCACATGCAGGTGACGATGGATTAATTGGAAAAGAAGATCTTGAGATTATTCGTCCCGCTATCGAGCGTGCAAACGAAGAGGGTATTTTCTGTTTTGGACCATATCCAGCAGATGGATTTTTTGCGGCTGACACGTATACGAAGTTTGATGCGGTCTTGGCGATGTATCATGATCAGGGGCTTATTCCTTTTAAACATATTGCTTCTAGAACGGGAATTAACTTTACAGCTGGATTACCGGTTGTTCGTACTTCTCCCGACCATGGAACTGGATATGATATTGCAGGACAAAATATAGCATCGCACACCTCGTTTGTAGAGGCCATGTTTGAAGCGGTACATATTGTAAATCGTCGTCGCGAGCAAGCAGAATTGACTGCAAATCCACTTGCATTCCGTAGATTATCGAAGGATAGAGATTAAT encodes:
- the pdxA gene encoding 4-hydroxythreonine-4-phosphate dehydrogenase PdxA, giving the protein MSEKLKIGISIGDINGIGLEVIIKSLLDNRILDFFTPIVYGNTKVASFHRKALGVNDFSFNVINSADQANPKRSNMINCWQEDVKITLGEQNEVGGKYAFLSLQRATEDLKAGLIDALVTAPINKHNIQQEGFNFPGHTEYLQAEFGAEDVLMFMVSEDLRVGVVTGHIPVKDVAAAITVDSILHKLRMMNNSLKTDFWIKKPKIAVLGLNPHAGDDGLIGKEDLEIIRPAIERANEEGIFCFGPYPADGFFAADTYTKFDAVLAMYHDQGLIPFKHIASRTGINFTAGLPVVRTSPDHGTGYDIAGQNIASHTSFVEAMFEAVHIVNRRREQAELTANPLAFRRLSKDRD
- the rsmA gene encoding 16S rRNA (adenine(1518)-N(6)/adenine(1519)-N(6))-dimethyltransferase RsmA translates to MSSVRAKKHLGQHFLNDKNAAQRIVEALTPSLGFKQVLEVGPGMGVLSDFLLQNDSYQTFLIDVDDESIEFLADKYPQVGNRLIHGDFLALDFSQYFEDKMAIIGNFPYNISSQILFKILEERNRVVEMVGMFQKEVAERCVAKPGNKEYGILSVFLQAYYDVSYLFTVKAGAFNPPPKVLSGVMRMVRNDRETLDCDEKLFWRVVKAGFNQRRKTLRNALSAVVPKDQMSDNPLYELRAERLTVADFEALTREISNTK